One part of the Candidatus Kouleothrix ribensis genome encodes these proteins:
- a CDS encoding M20/M25/M40 family metallo-hydrolase, whose translation MTEPALISTDRLLSDLTQLLSVPGSPGQAEALATAAARVAALMHAHKLQVTTLSTPGAPIVVGRRAGRSPFTLLLYHHYDVPPTGPWRAWHHDPFQLAERDGLLYGRGVAAGKGPLAAHLNAIASLLETEGELPCGVVVVVEGEALSGSPNLGAAVAESYALLKADACLASAGERAADDRPYCYTGAKGLLQVRLRASGANQALPPGLAASVASPVWRLLWALGQMKSDQEEVLIEGFYEDVEGPSRSENQSMRSLQMDEAGRKQAWNISQFLFDLGGAALVRTETTLPTCNVTDLSVEPASELPIIPLAATARIDFQLVPRQHPHAITELLRTHLAEKGMADIQVERLPGGYPGVHTAFEHPFVQRLAAVGAELYGTPLALMPQGPFALPLYFFAEALRVPVAVIGCARPDSAVHAPNEHIAVADLIRHGQILIDLLGACATPAL comes from the coding sequence GCATGCCCACAAGCTTCAGGTTACGACGCTCAGCACGCCAGGCGCGCCGATTGTGGTCGGCCGCCGCGCCGGCCGTAGCCCCTTCACGTTGCTGTTGTACCACCACTACGATGTGCCGCCAACCGGCCCGTGGCGCGCCTGGCACCACGATCCATTCCAGCTGGCCGAGCGCGATGGCCTGCTCTATGGCCGCGGTGTGGCCGCCGGCAAAGGACCACTGGCCGCGCATCTCAACGCAATTGCCTCGTTGCTCGAAACCGAGGGCGAGCTGCCCTGCGGTGTCGTGGTGGTCGTCGAGGGCGAGGCGCTGAGCGGCAGCCCCAACCTCGGCGCGGCCGTGGCCGAGTCGTATGCGCTGCTGAAGGCCGACGCATGCCTGGCCAGCGCGGGCGAGCGCGCGGCCGACGACCGGCCGTACTGCTACACCGGCGCGAAGGGCCTGCTGCAGGTGCGCCTGCGCGCAAGCGGTGCCAACCAGGCCCTGCCGCCCGGCCTGGCCGCCAGCGTCGCAAGCCCGGTCTGGCGATTGCTGTGGGCGCTGGGCCAGATGAAGAGCGACCAGGAAGAAGTGCTGATCGAGGGCTTCTACGAGGATGTCGAGGGGCCAAGCCGCTCTGAGAACCAGTCGATGCGCAGCCTGCAGATGGACGAAGCCGGCCGCAAGCAGGCCTGGAACATCTCGCAATTTCTGTTCGACCTCGGCGGCGCCGCGCTGGTGCGCACCGAGACGACCCTACCAACCTGCAATGTGACCGACCTATCGGTCGAGCCGGCCAGCGAGCTGCCGATCATCCCGCTAGCAGCGACGGCACGAATCGACTTTCAGCTGGTGCCGCGCCAGCATCCCCACGCAATCACCGAGCTGCTGCGCACACACCTGGCCGAAAAAGGCATGGCCGACATCCAGGTCGAGCGCTTGCCTGGCGGCTACCCTGGTGTCCACACTGCATTCGAGCACCCGTTCGTGCAGCGGCTGGCCGCAGTCGGCGCCGAGCTGTATGGCACGCCGCTGGCGCTGATGCCGCAGGGGCCGTTTGCGCTGCCGCTCTACTTCTTCGCCGAGGCCCTGCGTGTGCCCGTGGCCGTGATTGGCTGCGCGCGGCCCGATAGCGCAGTCCATGCGCCCAACGAGCATATCGCAGTAGCCGACCTGATCCGCCACGGCCAGATCTTGATCGACCTGCTAGGCGCCTGCGCTACGCCAGCGCTCTAG